The following are from one region of the Gossypium hirsutum isolate 1008001.06 chromosome D03, Gossypium_hirsutum_v2.1, whole genome shotgun sequence genome:
- the LOC107928722 gene encoding UDP-glycosyltransferase 71K1 translates to MKKVELIFVPTPGIGHLVSTVEFAKLLIDHNDRIRVTILSMKWFPDAALDAYTKSLTALPPDGIQLIDLPRVDPPSLAPWKSAESIIDSFIKCYIPPVRNAVRDIVSMKCSSDETRVAGLVLDLFCSPMVDIATDFDLPSYIFITSNAAFLGLMFYLPTRHSLNSSEFQSSDPEHVIPGFVCPVPTYVLPSAVFSKDGGYAAYVKVAERFKDAKGIIINTFEEVEHYALSCFSNGQNPPVYPVGPVINPNGLSYSDSDDKVMKWLDDQPQSSVVFLCFGSMGSFKAPQVKETALGLEQSGFRFLWSLRVQPPQNDASNMLPEGFLERVQGRGLICSWAPQLKVLAHKAIGGFISHCGWNSILESLWFGVPIVTWPLYAEQQLNAYKMVKELGLAVEMRLNYRKDSDEVVMADEIEKAVGMVMDGGSEMRKKVKEMGEIARKSVMEGGTSFNSIGKLIENMISNN, encoded by the coding sequence ATGAAGAAAGTAGAGCTCATATTCGTTCCAACGCCAGGAATTGGCCACTTGGTCTCAACTGTTGAATTCGCAAAGCTCCTGATCGATCACAATGATCGGATTCGGGTTACTATTCTTTCCATGAAGTGGTTTCCAGATGCTGCTTTAGATGCGTACACCAAATCCCTCACTGCTTTGCCACCTGATGGAATCCAACTCATTGACCTCCCTCGAGTGGATCCTCCCTCCTTAGCTCCTTGGAAGTCAGCCGAAAGCATCATAGATTCGTTCATCAAGTGCTACATCCCTCCTGTTAGAAACGCTGTCAGAGACATTGTTTCAATGAAATGTAGCTCGGATGAAACCAGAGTTGCGGGATTAGTTCTTGATCTCTTTTGTTCACCCATGGTTGATATTGCAACTGACTTTGATCTTCCTTCTTATATATTCATCACCTCAAATGCAGCCTTCTTGGGTCTCATGTTTTATCTACCAACTCGACATAGCCTGAACAGCTCCGAATTCCAAAGCTCAGATCCTGAACATGTGATCCCAGGCTTTGTCTGTCCTGTCCCTACATATGTTCTTCCATCGGCTGTATTTAGCAAGGATGGAGGTTATGCCGCATATGTCAAAGTTGCTGAAAGGTTCAAGGATGCCAAAGGtataataattaatacatttgaAGAAGTTGAGCATTATGCTCTTAGCTGTTTCTCCAACGGCCAAAACCCTCCAGTTTATCCAGTTGGACCAGTGATTAACCCCAATGGTCTGAGTTACTCAGACTCAGATGATAAGGTCATGAAATGGCTCGATGATCAGCCTCAATCATCAGTGGTGTTCCTTTGCTTCGGAAGCATGGGAAGCTTTAAAGCACCCCAAGTGAAAGAAACAGCACTGGGGCTGGAGCAAAGTGGGTTCAGGTTCTTATGGTCCTTGCGTGTGCAACCACCGCAAAATGATGCTTCAAACATGTTACCGGAAGGGTTCCTGGAAAGGGTCCAAGGGAGAGGGTTGATATGCAGTTGGGCGCCACAGTTGAAGGTTCTTGCTCACAAAGCAATAGGAGGTTTTATATCTCATTGTGGTTGGAACTCAATCCTGGAAAGCTTGTGGTTCGGTGTACCAATTGTAACATGGCCTCTGTATGCTGAACAACAGCTCAATGCATACAAGATGGTGAAGGAATTAGGATTAGCAGTGGAGATGAGGTTGAACTATAGGAAAGATAGTGATGAAGTGGTGATGGCGGATGAGATAGAGAAAGCTGTGGGGATGGTAATGGATGGTGGAAGTGAAATGAGAAAGAAAGTGAAGGAAATGGGTGAGATAGCAAGGAAGAGTGTTATGGAAGGTGGAACTTCATTCAATTCTATTGGAAAACTGATAGAGAACATGATAAGCAACAACTGA